The genomic DNA CATAGCTGGCGGCATAATTGGTTACTTCCTCGGTTTTCGTACGTTCCGGCAATAAATCGATTTTATTGAGGACCAACAGATACGGTTTGTCCCCTAAAAATCCGGACCAAACCGGTAAACTTCCGGTAAGATCAGAAAAGTCAACCACTAGCACCAGTAGATCACTGAGCGTTATGGCTTTCGTAATGTTTTCCCGAATCAGATTCGGGTCAGGATTGGTCGAACCAATCTCATTGTAGTGAGTGACCCGAAAACAGCGTTGACACACCAGCGGCCCACTTCGTTCCCGGGCCTCGGCGGGAATAAAACCGGGCTTATTCCGGTCTTCGCTTTGTAAAACCGAACCGCAACCTCGACAGTAACCATTCTTCATTTCAGAATTCCTTTCTTACGAAACCGCTTAATGACCAGACGTTCTAACTTTCGTACAGCCTTGGTGCTCAAGAATTCGGTAGTACTCAAGGGAGGTGTCCAAATGGTGTAAAGTTCCATGCGGTTTCCACCAAGAATATCGGTGAATAACTGATCGCCGACCACGGCTGTCTCTTCCGGGAGGGTGGCCAGCAATTCCAAGGCTTTGCGAAACGGCAACTTTCTGGGTTTAGCCGCCCGCGATACATAGGGCACGTCGAGAGCGCGGGCAACAGCCTCGACTCGGTGCTCCAATGCATTGGACAGAATGCAAATTTTAAAGCCCTCCGCCTTAAACCTTTCGATCAGGACGACCACTTCGGGGTCTAAAATATCTTTCTTCCATTCAACCAAAGTATTATCCAGATCGAAGATGACCCCCCGGATCCCAACTTTCTTCAGTTCCTCAAGATTGAGTTCCAAGATCGAGTTTGCCTGACAGTCCGGGCATAACTTTTCAAGCATTCAAACCTCCATGAATACAATCGGTAGTTTTTATAGTTCCGCCGCAGAATAAGTATATTTTTGGTTGCAAAATTGACATTGAACCTCAATATTGCCTTGCTCTTGAATAATCTTTTCCAACTCTTGGCGCCCTAGGCTCAGCAAGGGGCCGCGAAAGCGTTCCCCTGAACAGTCACAATAATATTTTACCGGCATCTCCGCCAGGATTTTAAGGCTTCCAATCGCAAAACGCCGCGCTAATTGTGCTGAAGTCTCTCCGGAGTTCAGTATTGTCGTCACTGCCGGTATGTATCGTAAGGTCTCTTCAAGGCTCATCGCCACGGCGTCCGGGCATCCCGGTAACAACTGAACAATGAAACCGCCCGCGGCTTGAACTTGGCCGTCCGGGGCCACGAGAACACCCAATCCCACAGCTGACGGGATTTGTTCCGATTTGGTAAAATAATAGGCTAAATCCTCGCCGATTTCTCCGCTTTGGATAGGGACTACCCCATTGTAGGGATTTTTTAGACCATGATCTTTAATTACCGTTAATGTGCCCGGGCCGACCGCTTTCGCAATATCAAATTTTCCCAGAGGATTCAGATCCAGGTCAACCTGGGGATTCTCCAGGTAGCCTTTGACTGTCCCGGGCTGATTGGATACACCGATAATTTTTCCCAAAGGTCCCTCACCGGCGAATTGGACGGTCAATCTTTTTAGCGTATCGCTCATTACGCCCATCATCAATGTCCCGGTAAGCACTCTACCCAAAGCAGCGGTTGCGGTCGGCCACGTCTGGTGGATCCGGCGGGCTTCTTCTACCACGCCGGTGGTAGACACGGTATAAATCCGCACCATGTCATTGGCAGTGGTGGCTATCATCAGGGAATCGGTCATTCGTCTGTCACCTCAATTTGTTCTCCGTCAAAACCCAACTCTACTCCCTCAGGCAACCAGTGCCGGGAATCACTATGTTTAAAATCATGGCATAGATGGGTAAAAACGGCGCGCTTCGGCTTAAGGGCCGCAACGGTTCTCAACCCTTCATCCAGATTAAAATGGGTCGGATGTTTTCGAAACCGCAACACGCCCAGAATTAATAATTCTAAATCAGTTAACAGCTCCATGCTCGATGGCGGAATTTGACTGCAGTCCGTGATATAAGCGAACCGGCCGATACGATAGCCGAAGATCGTTAGTTTCCCATGGAGAACCGGGACCGGAACAACCTTGATTCCCTTAAACTGAAAAGCCCGCTCAACCGGATTGAGAACCACTCGTGGTTTACCTCCTCCGACTTGCACGGAGTCATCAAAGACATAGGCGAACATCCGGCCAATCTCCGCCAGGTGGGATGCTCCGCCGTATACGGGAATGGAATCCTTCTGCAATTCATTGAAACGGCGTAGATCGTCGAAACCGCAAACGTGATCGGCATGGGTATGCGTTAATAATAAGCATCCACCCGGGTCATCCGGTTTAGCAGAGCTTGAATTCGAAACTCGGTTGCGGTATCAATAAGGATGCTGTAAGGGCCGGTTTGGATCCAGGCCGATGAGCGGGTACGACGGTCCCGCGGATCGTTCGAACTGCATGCCGGGCAATCGCAACCTAAAACCGGAACCCCATGCGAAGTTCCGGTCCCCAGTAAAGTCACTTGCATTGTTTCATCCCATTTTAGCCTCCGGACCAGTCAGTTCCGCCGAACCAGCTCCTGGAGCCGGGCACGTTCCAACATTTTTTGTGCTTGCAAATGCTGTTCAAAGGTATTGCTGAAGACATGCGTTCCATCCGGTTTCGCCACAAAATACAGATAACTGACTGTTGCCGGGTCCGCTGCGGCTTTTAATGAAGCCAGGCCCGGATTGGCAATGGGTCCCGGCGGCAGTCCCCGATGCAAATAGGTATTAAAAGGAGATTGGACCGCGATGTCTTTATAGGATAGGCGCTCTTTGTGAACCCCCAAGGCATATTCAACCGTGGCGCAGGATTGCAAGGGATACCCTTTTTGCAAGCGGTTTTGAAAAACACCGGCAATCACTGGCCGCTCCTCAGCCTTGCGGGCCTCTTTTTCGACCAGCGAAGCCAGAATCACCAGATCGTGTCGTTTATCCTGCGGGATATTCTGAAAGCTGGCCATGAATAACTGCTTAAACCGGCGGAGCATTGTCGCAATGATCTCAGTTTCATCGCTGTGATTATCGAAGTAATAAGTGTCCGGGAAGAGATACCCTTCCATTCCATTCGTCATGGGGACATCACCCAAGATGCTCTGGAATAAATGTTGGTTCTTGAGTTCATCTAAAAAGCGTTTCCGATCAACCAAACCCTTCGTCGACAACAGATCGACCACTTCTCGAACGGTGAAGCCTTCCGGAATGGTAACCCGGATCTGAAAGGGAGTTCCCTGGCGCAACTGGCGAACGATCTCCGGCAGCGACATTCCGGGCCCGACCCGGTAGCGGCCCGCCCTGAGCATTTGGTCGCGCGGATCAAAACGGATATAAAATTCGAAAACGCTTTTACTCCGTATAATCCCCTGTTTTTGCAGCAAGTTGCCGATCTGCCGCAGCGAAGTTCCATATTCAATTTCGAAAACTTGTTTTCCCTTGATTCCCGGGGCCATCGGAAAAAGATTCCATAGAAAAACGACGCAACCGCTGGTTAGGATCAGGCCAAAAATGGCAAGGCCACCCCCGAAAAGAGGGTGGTTGCGCCAAAAACTGGTCGCGTGGCTTTTGATGCCGCTCATCACAGTATGGGTACGGAACCAAGAGGCTATTTTTTGCATCAGCAAACAACCGACCTCCTGGACCCATTATACTAGAAAAAGTGGGGAAAGACAAACCCCTGGATATACTAAGTTGTTTCAGATGTTCAGAGAAATCCGCCGGACGGTCCGGGAATCAAATCCGAGACGCAACCGGGCCCCATCAAATGAAGCTGTCTTTTAATCCTCGTCGGTCTCGTCTTCTTCGTCGATCATTTCTTCCAGCGCTTCGCACACCTTGGCGAATTCATCATCATCCTCGATATCGACCAGAACTTCCTCGCCTTTCTCGTCGGTCTCGATCTTAAAGATGACTGCTTCCTCTTCCTCTTCGTTCTCCTGGGTTTCGGGGACCATCACCGCATACTTGGCATCTTCCACTTCGACGATGTTCAATAGATTAAAACGATGTTCCTGCCCTTCTTCATCCACGAGTGTAATCCAATTGGTTTCTTGGTCTGACACTATAGCGCCTCCTAAATTTATTTGAATCGTATGTTTTACGAAACGACCCCTCATTTTCCAAATTACTCCGGTATTTTTCCCTTCTGCTCCAAGTTCATTCCAACTTTCGCATCCAAGAAGTTTTGCAGGATGATCACAGCCGCGACTTTATCGATTCGGGAGCGGCGTTCCCGCCGGGACAAATCAGCTTCCAGGAGAGCTTTTTCCGCTGAACCCGTCGAAAGCCGCTCATCCCAATAAAAAATCGGGATTTTGACGAGCTTCGCCAATTCAGTGCCAAATCCGCGCACTTTTTCGGCCATCGGCCCTTCGGTCCCGTTCATATTTTTGGGCAGTCCGATGACCAGTCCGTCAATCTCGCGGTCACTCATCATCTGACACAAAGAATCCAGATCCTTACGGAAGGAACCGGATCGCTGCAAAACCATATATCCTTGAGCGGTTATCTCCAAAGGATCACTAATGGCGATTCCAATTCGTTTCTCTCCGACATCCAATCCCATCCAACGCATGAATCCACCTTCACAGTTCTCTTTCATAACAATGTTTCCGGGTTTCGCGCTGTCCTAAGTATCAGGCAACGAGCCACTTTCAAATTCCGTTGCATATCGTAAACCAGTTCCATGATATCTTATTTCGGCCCGGCAGGCAACAGAACTTTGATCTGAAAGCCAAAACCGGGCAGATTTTTTCCGCCGCCGGGAATATCGATCTTGAAGTCTGCAATCTCTTTGCGGCGGATCAACTCTGCCCTGGCCTGGGATATGCTCTTCCCTTTCAACCATTGCCGGATCTGATCCGCGCTTAGGATGCCTTGGATGTGACCTCTGCCACTCAATTGGAGGCTCGCCCTTTGCCGGCCGGTGGCGGTGACCCGGGCCGCTAATAACTGGATCTTGCGGTCCTTGGGCCGGAAGCCTTGGGGCACCGCCTTTTCAAAACGATAACTCAGCAGTTTCGACAACTCGGCCACAGGGGGCGCCAAAGCAGCGACGCGATATTCCAAAGTCGTCTGTACTTCGTCACTCTCCGCCCCAATCTCCGGGCTGTCCACCAGCCGGACGACCTCGCATTGCACCAATTCGGGGATGAATAGATAATCCTTGCTGAATAGCGAAGAAAGTTCTCCCGGCCCGATCAATTCCAACTGCCGCCGGGCCTCGGATTCGCCTTTTTTGACGTCTTCCAGTGTGACAACGGAGATCTGTTTATCTTCCCCGTGGACGGTCGGCGTCAGGTTTACTACTTGCAGGGAACGAAGCAGTTTGCCTTCGATCCGGTTCAGCGCCCGAACGGGAAGGTTTCCGATGGTGCCCTTCTGCTCAGCGATGATCGATACTTCCGCCTGCCCGTAGTTTTCGCCGACCGGAACGCCGCCACGGTACTTCGCTGATTTCTTTGGCACCAAAACATCCCGCTCCGTAAAAAACCGGACTCCGTTGCGCGCCAGCACCACGCTTTGTTTGGGCACGACCACCGGCTGGGAGCTGGGGTTAATCAATGTCAAACGGCCGGTGGCGGCAGTCACGCCGACCGTCTTTACCCCCGTCGTTACGGTGCGTACCACAAGCTTGGAAGTTTTCTCAATGACCCGGGCCGATACCTTGCCGGCTTCGGGTACGGTCTCGGAAATCGCGGGACCAATCTCTGCCGCAGTGACAAAATCCAAGCTTTCTTCCTTCGGATAAACCAAAACAGTCGCCTTGGGCTGCAAAAACCACCAAACAGCCAGGACAAACGTAAAGAGGGCCAACGGAATCGCGACCAGCAGGCCTCCCTGCCGCAAGTTAAAACCTGCCTGAAGCGCCGGGGAGGTTTGGGATGCCCGGGCCGGCTCTTCCGGCTCAAAAGAATCGGGGTCCGGCATCCGGGATGAAACGGACGCATCGTCACTGATGGTTGCCAGGCCCATCCGCTTCGCCAGCATGATCAGCATGGTATCCGCCGCGTTGATCAAAATCTCTTTGGACTCCTCTTCTGCATAGAACTTCAACAAACGAAGGTTGATCTCATTGTTCAGCAGTTCCGTCTCTGCCGGAACTTCCAGCACGATCCGGTCCGCCGGAGAATGAATGATCTGCTTCACCAGTTCCTCGATGGTCAGTTCGGGAAGAACTTCGATCTTTTGCAGGCCCATGGTCTCACCCCGTTTCGGTATCGAATAGGAATCGAATTCCTAAAATTCAAAGCATTGAAGCCTCTAAAAAAGCTCATCACCGTCAGGCTAATTCCTGGAAGAACCCGAGAGGAAATTTGGCGCGATTGAGGAGCAGCCGTTTCCAATCTCCGGGAACTCGGCGCAATTCCGCTCCGTCGAAACGGGAAGGCTTGGCGATTCCCAAAAAATGAAGAACGGTCACCGCCGAATCATTGGCGGAAACATGCCCTTTTTGCCAGTTCCAATCGTAAGTCAATAAGCCTCTGTCAAAATCGGGGCCGTGGATGATCACGGGCGCGGCCGCATTCTCGGTGCGCCGCCGTTCCCGGCTTGGCGGCAGAGTTGTGAAAAGCACCGTCAAGGTTTTCTCGCCGTCGATTTGTTTGAGCAATTCGCCAAAGAGCCGGTCATAACGGTTCAATGTCAAACGGCGGTAATGGTTCCACCGGATCTCGGTCAGATTGTTGCTGTAGGCTTCGAGCCGTTCCAGATCGCCGAGTGTGATCAAAATGACCTGGGCCAAGCGGTTGAAACTTTGCCAATACGTCAGGATCTGCTGGGGATCGGAACGGGTTCCCGCCGGAAAATCCGGATCTTTCAGGTTGGTCCCGCTCCCTACCGCGCCATAGTCGATCCGTCCGCGATCATCCATGAGCATGGCTGAACTGGAGCGATCCAACGTATCCAAGGTATCAATGTCGCAATTTCCAATCGCGGCTGTTTTGAGGGATGCTTCGTGCAGCAGCGCTCCAACACGACCCAGATAAGCCGCATTGGAGGAATTGATCTGGTACAATTGGGGAAACCCGATATGTACCGCCCCATCCGAAGAAATGGAGAAACCGGTCAAAGCGCGGTAGAGTTGGGCCACGGGTTGTCCCCGGTAGATTTCCGCGGCATCCATGAATAAAGGTCCGGAACGGCTGGGACGCAAACTCATCCCGCTATTCCAGGCCTGGTATATCCGGACCGGAGAGCCCAGACGGGATTGGGTCATCATACCGACGGCGGAAGTCCGCACAAACTCCAATAAATTGGGGGTGCGCTCGGAGATATCCTCCAGCATCAGCCGGGGTATCGCCACAATGACCACCTTGTTTTCGGCGGCGGCCAATAACGGCATCGTCGACATGATAAACAGCGTCATCAGGCAAAATGTAAGCAACCAACCGCGCAAACCCCGAATCCTCCTTTTTTACCCCATGAGAACAAAAAAACGGTTTTTGAACCGCGTCATTCAAATCATACCGAATCTATCCGCAATTGTCAATGAAACCCGCTACGGTTCAGGCCGGATTTTATCCATTCCCGCCTCGTTCCGGGTTCTTGCGAAACAAATTTCATAAAAACTGGTAATGATGCTCAAGACGATGGAGCCCAGGGGAACCGCGAAGACCATTCCCACCAGGCCAAAGATTTGACCGCCGATCAGGATGAGGTATACCACCAGGATTGGGCTCATGCGAAGCGAACCGCCGATAATCCGCGGTGTCAGCACCATGACTTCCAACTGGTTGACCAGCAAAAACAGGATTACAACATACAAAGCGGTCCACGGGGAATGCAGCAGTCCAAAGAGAACGGCCGGTATCGCGCCTAACACCGGGCCAAAATAGGGAATCAGGTTCAGTGCTCCGGCCAGCAATCCCAGGAGGAAGGCGATGTCCAAACCGAGCAGGCTCAACCCCAACCCAATCATCAGGCCCACGATTAAGGTATCCAGCAGCTGGCTACGGATATAGAGTTTCAACAGGTTGTCAATTTTCAAAAACGCATTGGTCCAATGCGGGCCGAAATGCGATAACAGCCACCACCTGCTGCTCTGTTTCAATTTTGGGTAGTCGCGGCTGATATAATACGCCAGCAAGGGGACGAGGAGATAAATCAACGAGTGCGAAAAAAAGTCCACGATCCCCTGGGCGAGATTGATTAAGGAGTTCCGCAGCATGATCTCGCCTCTGGCGGTAATTTGCGCGATCAGCTGTTTGACTTGGACCGGCAGACGCCAGTATAACTCGGAATACTTCCCTTCCATTTCTTGCAAGGTTTCGAACAGTTCCGGCAACCGCTGCATCACCCCGGTCAGATCCCGAATCAAGCGAGGGATGACGATGCCGAAAACCAGCACCCCGGCCAGCAGAATCACCAAATAGACCGTCAGGATGGCCCAATTTCGCGGTGCTCCCTTTTGCTGCAGGAATTCGACCAGCGGATTGATGGCGTACGCCAGAAAAAAAGCGAATACAAACGGCGCAATGATGCTCCGGGAAAGATAGAGCACCAAAAGCGTGAAAGGGATGATGAAAATCAGGAACCAGGTTTTTTTGGAAATTTTCGTTGGAAGATCCCTTCTTTCGCGAGACGGTGTTTCCCTGACTTTGGACTGTACTTTATAGTTTGGCGAAAGAAGCGGATTCGTAAACCTATGATCTTGGAGACCTTCCCGTGGCAAATGGTAAAAAGGGGAAATCAGAGATACAATTTATAATTCAATCTATTAATATGCCGGGATACTCAGCATCTCGGGGACTGTGACAAAATGATAGCCTTGCTCTTTGAGGATTTCGATGATATACGGCAGGGATTGCACCATGCCGCTGCCCGCTTGCACGCTGCCGGTACAGGCATTATGCATCAGGATGATCGAGCCGGGAACCATATTGGCCACGACCCGGGCAGTGATAGTCGGGCCGGAAATCCCCGACCAGTCCATGCTGTCGACGTTCCAGAGGATCAGCTTATAACCCATCGCCAGCGCCACTTGGGCGCTTTCATCATTCAAAGCGCCGTAGGGCGGACGGAAAAGTTTGGTCCGCAATCCCGTAACCCGGTAAATCTCCGTTTCGGTGCTCTGGATTTCCGCGCGAATCTGCTCCGGCCGCAACGTGGTCAGATCAGGGTGATGGAAAGTATGATTGGCCAAAATATGACCTTCCTTGGCGATGCGTTCGACCATTCCCTGATTCTTTTGCACACAATCCCCCTGACAAAAGAAGGTGGCTTTCACCCGGTAATGCCCCAGGATCTCCAATAACACCGGGGCAAAAAGGGAATCGGGAGCGTCGTCGAAGGTCAGGGCGGCCAGCCTATACTCAGAGGAACCTTGGCGATAGATGGTTCCGGGATAACGGGACGGCCAATCTGCTTTCTGATTTTCGTAAGAATCCCGGCTTTCGGAATCAAAAGGCTGCCGGGAATCGAATGGGTCATGATTCGGGTCGGAAATGGCGCTCCCGGAGATGAACGATGGACCCGATTCATTATACCGAAAATTCACTGTGATCACCTCAACTCATTCCGATATGATAGGATATCTTTATAAAAACGGATTATTCCTTTATTCCGGGAGCGGCAGAAGCTCTCTCCCGGCCGGCTTGCCAGTTGCTTTGAAAAAGCTGTCCAAGGTTCTCTCGGGCAGCTTAAAAAAGGCCTTCATGAGCTTCACTCAGAAAGCTTTACGGTATAATTCGAGGAGCTCCGCTTCGCTGGCGTCTCTGGGATTGCCGGGCGTACAAACATCCTGGAAGGCGGCTTTTGCCAATTTCGGCAGGTCTTCCTCGCGTACGTCGATCTCCCGGAGTTTCTGGGGAATGTTGATCGTTTGGGACAGGCGGATGACCGCGTTCACCGCCGCCCGGCGGTACCCGTCGGCGTCCATCCCCTCCAGGCCCTGGACGCCTAAAGCCCTGGCGATCTCCAGATATTTCTCGCCGGTAGCCGGCGCATTGTATTCCATCACGTATGGCAACAGTAGCGCGTTGGCCACGCCATGCGGCGTATCGTAAAAAGCCCCTAACGGATGCGCCATCGAATGGACGATTCCCAGACCCACATTGGAGAAGCCCATGCCGGCGATATATTGGGCCAGGGCCATTCCGTTCCTGGCCTCCATGTTCTCCGGTTCCTGCACGGCTGTTTGGAGGTGCCGGGCGATCAGTTCAATCGCTTTCAATTCGAACATGTTCGTCATTTCCCAAGCGCCTTTGGTGATGTAGCCCTCAATGGCATGGGTCAATGCGTCCATGCCGGTCGCTGCGGTCAGCCCTTTCGGCATGGAAACCATCAACTCCGGATCGACAATGGCGATCATCGGAATATCATGCGGATCGACACAGACCATTTTTTTCACAGCCTGTTCGTCGGTGATCACATAATTGATGGTGACCTCGGCGGCAGTACCCGCGGTGGTCGGGATGGCAATGACCGGAAAACTTTTTTGGTGGGTTGGGGCCACGCCCTCCAATGATCGGACATCGTTGAACTCCGGATTATTGATGACAATGCCGATCCCTTTGGCGGTATCGATCGGCGAACCGCCGCCCACCGCGATGATGAAATCGGCTCCCGCCGCTTGCAGGGCGGCCACTCCGGTTTGG from Hydrogenispora ethanolica includes the following:
- the hslO gene encoding Hsp33 family molecular chaperone HslO; this translates as MTDSLMIATTANDMVRIYTVSTTGVVEEARRIHQTWPTATAALGRVLTGTLMMGVMSDTLKRLTVQFAGEGPLGKIIGVSNQPGTVKGYLENPQVDLDLNPLGKFDIAKAVGPGTLTVIKDHGLKNPYNGVVPIQSGEIGEDLAYYFTKSEQIPSAVGLGVLVAPDGQVQAAGGFIVQLLPGCPDAVAMSLEETLRYIPAVTTILNSGETSAQLARRFAIGSLKILAEMPVKYYCDCSGERFRGPLLSLGRQELEKIIQEQGNIEVQCQFCNQKYTYSAAEL
- a CDS encoding YqeG family HAD IIIA-type phosphatase, which produces MLEKLCPDCQANSILELNLEELKKVGIRGVIFDLDNTLVEWKKDILDPEVVVLIERFKAEGFKICILSNALEHRVEAVARALDVPYVSRAAKPRKLPFRKALELLATLPEETAVVGDQLFTDILGGNRMELYTIWTPPLSTTEFLSTKAVRKLERLVIKRFRKKGILK
- a CDS encoding polysaccharide deacetylase family protein — protein: MNFRYNESGPSFISGSAISDPNHDPFDSRQPFDSESRDSYENQKADWPSRYPGTIYRQGSSEYRLAALTFDDAPDSLFAPVLLEILGHYRVKATFFCQGDCVQKNQGMVERIAKEGHILANHTFHHPDLTTLRPEQIRAEIQSTETEIYRVTGLRTKLFRPPYGALNDESAQVALAMGYKLILWNVDSMDWSGISGPTITARVVANMVPGSIILMHNACTGSVQAGSGMVQSLPYIIEILKEQGYHFVTVPEMLSIPAY
- the mltG gene encoding endolytic transglycosylase MltG; its protein translation is MQKIASWFRTHTVMSGIKSHATSFWRNHPLFGGGLAIFGLILTSGCVVFLWNLFPMAPGIKGKQVFEIEYGTSLRQIGNLLQKQGIIRSKSVFEFYIRFDPRDQMLRAGRYRVGPGMSLPEIVRQLRQGTPFQIRVTIPEGFTVREVVDLLSTKGLVDRKRFLDELKNQHLFQSILGDVPMTNGMEGYLFPDTYYFDNHSDETEIIATMLRRFKQLFMASFQNIPQDKRHDLVILASLVEKEARKAEERPVIAGVFQNRLQKGYPLQSCATVEYALGVHKERLSYKDIAVQSPFNTYLHRGLPPGPIANPGLASLKAAADPATVSYLYFVAKPDGTHVFSNTFEQHLQAQKMLERARLQELVRRN
- a CDS encoding DUF1292 domain-containing protein, giving the protein MSDQETNWITLVDEEGQEHRFNLLNIVEVEDAKYAVMVPETQENEEEEEAVIFKIETDEKGEEVLVDIEDDDEFAKVCEALEEMIDEEDETDED
- a CDS encoding AI-2E family transporter encodes the protein MPREGLQDHRFTNPLLSPNYKVQSKVRETPSRERRDLPTKISKKTWFLIFIIPFTLLVLYLSRSIIAPFVFAFFLAYAINPLVEFLQQKGAPRNWAILTVYLVILLAGVLVFGIVIPRLIRDLTGVMQRLPELFETLQEMEGKYSELYWRLPVQVKQLIAQITARGEIMLRNSLINLAQGIVDFFSHSLIYLLVPLLAYYISRDYPKLKQSSRWWLLSHFGPHWTNAFLKIDNLLKLYIRSQLLDTLIVGLMIGLGLSLLGLDIAFLLGLLAGALNLIPYFGPVLGAIPAVLFGLLHSPWTALYVVILFLLVNQLEVMVLTPRIIGGSLRMSPILVVYLILIGGQIFGLVGMVFAVPLGSIVLSIITSFYEICFARTRNEAGMDKIRPEP
- the ruvX gene encoding Holliday junction resolvase RuvX translates to MRWMGLDVGEKRIGIAISDPLEITAQGYMVLQRSGSFRKDLDSLCQMMSDREIDGLVIGLPKNMNGTEGPMAEKVRGFGTELAKLVKIPIFYWDERLSTGSAEKALLEADLSRRERRSRIDKVAAVIILQNFLDAKVGMNLEQKGKIPE
- the fucO gene encoding lactaldehyde reductase; amino-acid sequence: MYNRIILNETSYFGPGAIKALPGEIAGRNFKKAFLVTDEALVKFGVVQKVVDVLKEAGVAYEIYDKVKPNPTIENVQTGVAALQAAGADFIIAVGGGSPIDTAKGIGIVINNPEFNDVRSLEGVAPTHQKSFPVIAIPTTAGTAAEVTINYVITDEQAVKKMVCVDPHDIPMIAIVDPELMVSMPKGLTAATGMDALTHAIEGYITKGAWEMTNMFELKAIELIARHLQTAVQEPENMEARNGMALAQYIAGMGFSNVGLGIVHSMAHPLGAFYDTPHGVANALLLPYVMEYNAPATGEKYLEIARALGVQGLEGMDADGYRRAAVNAVIRLSQTINIPQKLREIDVREEDLPKLAKAAFQDVCTPGNPRDASEAELLELYRKAF